Sequence from the Priestia megaterium genome:
ACAGCTTACTGGAAAAACAGCTATGCGGGAGCAAAGCGTATTATAAAGTAAAAAGAGGTGCCATAAGGCACCTCTTTTGCTTTACTAGCTATGTATTTCTATACTAGACTAGCAATTTTATAAAGAACTTCTTAGTTCATAACCGTGATTTTAACAGATTTTCTTCCGAACTGTTGAGCATCACCTTCAGAAGGAACGAACACATCAATTCGATTGCCTTTAATTGCTCCACCTGTATCGGCAGCTACAGCTTCACCATAGCCTTCTACATAAACTTTCGAACCTAATGGAATAACACTAGGGTCAACAGCGATTACTTTTTGATTTGGATTTGCTTTTAAATCCACTCCTGTAGCAGTTGTACCGCTACATCCAGCACAATTAGCCGTATAGGCAGTTGCTTCAACTGTCATTGATTTGCCGCTGGCTTGTTGTGACGATTCAGCAGGTTGTTGTTGTTCTTTTTGAGCCTGTTCAGCTTGAGCTTGCTGCTGTTCTTTTTGAGCCTGTTCAGCTTGGGTCTGCTGCTGCTCTTTTTGAGCCTGTTCAGCTTGGGTCTGCTGCTGCTCTTTTTGAGCCTGTTCAGCTTGAGCTTGCTGCTGCTCTTTTTGAGCCTGTTCAGCTTGAGCTTGCTGCTGTTCTTTTTGAGCCTGTTCAGCTTGAGCTTGCTGCTGTTCTTTTTGAGCCTGTTCAGCTTGAGCTTGCTGCTGTTCTTCTTGAGTTTGTTCAGCCGGCGCTTGAGCTTGCTGAGCTTCTGGAGCAGCTTGGGCTACTGAAGGGCTTGATTGCTGAGCTTGGCCGTTTGGAGACTGAATTTTTAATTGTTCACCAGGATAAATTAAATCTGACTTCAGTCCGTTCCATTCTTTAATTTGATCTACCGTCACGCCGTATTGCTGACTGATGGACCATAATGTGTTTCCTTGCTGAACTTTGTGTGTCATTTCTTTTATAGTAGCTACGTTTAATTCTTGATTTGGATAAATAATATTAGATGTTAAGTTGTTTGCATCTTTTAGCTCGTCTACGCTCACGCTGTGCTTTTGAGCGACTTTCCATAACGTATCACCTTTTTCTACGTGATACGTTCCGCTTGTAGAAGCAGAAGCTGCACCTACAAATCCTGCTGAAAGGATTGCTGTTGTTCCTAGAGTAAATATAAATTTTTTCATTACGAATACCTCCTTATTTACTCAATGATTGAATGATATCATCCTCACATTTCACAGCCGTTACAGAGCCATGCTACTTTTATTACAAAACTTAACAAAACAGAACGTTTAATCGTAATATTTCTGATAATTTGGCTATATGATGAAACATTTCTACTTTTCACTGCTTTTTATTGTTGTTTTTCCTAAAATAGCTGAATTTCTTTATCACTGCTGGGGGATATCTCTTCTTTTTTATTGATTAGTTAACGTGTAATTTAAGTTTTTTTCATAACAAAAAAAACACTCACCAAATGGGTGAGTGTTTTTATTACTACCTTATTTCTTGTTAAATCCTTGTTTTTCAATAAATTCTTTCATATACATACGCTTAGGATTTGAAAGCATGTCGGCCATTTGACCAGTCCATGTGTCTTGGCGTTTGCCATTTGTTCTTTCGTTGTAGTAAGCAGAAATTTCTTCGTTATACGCCGTTAATTCTTTTTTCGTCTGCTCATCGTTCGGCTCATATGTTTCTTCATGATACACATGTTTAAATGGTAAGCGCGGCTTTTTATCTGTAATACCCGCTGGATGTCCAACCGTTAGACCAAATAACGGGATTACATGATGAGGCAGTTTTAACAACTTGCTTACTTCTTCTAATTCATTACGCAAACCGCCGATGTAGCAAGCTCCAAGTCCCATTGATTCAGCGGCAAGCGTTGCATTTTGCGCAGCAAGAGCAACGTCAATGACAGCTACCATAAATTGCTCCGTGCTTTCGAGCGCTGTCGATAAATCTTTTTTCTCCATTTCCGCAATGACATCATGACGATGAAAGTCAGCGCAAAATACAAAGAAATGTCCATTTGTTTCTACGTAAGGCTGATTTCCTGCTAATTGAGCAAGCTTTCGCTTCGTTTCTTTATCTTTTACTCCAATAATGGAATACGCTTGAATATAGCTTGATGTGGAAGCTGCCTGTGCGCTTT
This genomic interval carries:
- a CDS encoding 3D domain-containing protein, with protein sequence MKKFIFTLGTTAILSAGFVGAASASTSGTYHVEKGDTLWKVAQKHSVSVDELKDANNLTSNIIYPNQELNVATIKEMTHKVQQGNTLWSISQQYGVTVDQIKEWNGLKSDLIYPGEQLKIQSPNGQAQQSSPSVAQAAPEAQQAQAPAEQTQEEQQQAQAEQAQKEQQQAQAEQAQKEQQQAQAEQAQKEQQQAQAEQAQKEQQQTQAEQAQKEQQQTQAEQAQKEQQQAQAEQAQKEQQQPAESSQQASGKSMTVEATAYTANCAGCSGTTATGVDLKANPNQKVIAVDPSVIPLGSKVYVEGYGEAVAADTGGAIKGNRIDVFVPSEGDAQQFGRKSVKITVMN
- the nfsA gene encoding oxygen-insensitive NADPH nitroreductase, whose translation is MNSVIETILNHRSIRKYEDKPLSEEQIQTIVESAQAASTSSYIQAYSIIGVKDKETKRKLAQLAGNQPYVETNGHFFVFCADFHRHDVIAEMEKKDLSTALESTEQFMVAVIDVALAAQNATLAAESMGLGACYIGGLRNELEEVSKLLKLPHHVIPLFGLTVGHPAGITDKKPRLPFKHVYHEETYEPNDEQTKKELTAYNEEISAYYNERTNGKRQDTWTGQMADMLSNPKRMYMKEFIEKQGFNKK